The following proteins are co-located in the Theropithecus gelada isolate Dixy chromosome 19, Tgel_1.0, whole genome shotgun sequence genome:
- the APLP1 gene encoding amyloid-like protein 1 isoform X2 has product MGPASPAARGLSRRPGQPPLPLPLLLPLLLLLLRAQPAIGSLAGGSPGAAEAPGSAQVAGLCGRLTLHRDLRTGRWEPDPQRSRRCLRDPQRVLEYCRQMYPELQIARVEQATQAIPMERWCGGARSGSCTHPHHQVVPFRCLPGEFVSEALLVPEGCRFLHQERMDQCESSTRRHQEAQEACSSQGLILHGSGMLLPCGSDRFRGVEYVCCPPPGTPDPSGTAVGDPSTRSWPPGSRVEGAEDEEEEESFPQPVDDYFVEPPQAEEEEEEERVPPPSSHTLAVVSKVTPTPRPTDGVDIYFGMPGEISEHEGFLRAKMDLEERRMRQINEVMREWAMADNQSKNLPKADRQALNEHFQSILQTLEEQVSGERQRLVETHATRVIALINDQRRAALEGFLAALQGDPPQAERVLTALRHYLRAEQKEQRHTLRHYQHVAAVDPEKAQQMRFQVQTHLQVIEERVNQSLGLLDQNPHLAQELRPQIQELLHSEYLGPSELEAPAPGGSSEDKGGLQPPDSKDDTPMTLPKGSTEQDAASPEKEKMSPLEQYEQKVNASVPRGFPFHSSEIQRDELAPAGTGVSREAVSGLLIMGAGGGSLIVLSMLLLRRKKPYGAISHGVVEVDPMLTLEEQQLRELQRHGYENPTYRFLEERP; this is encoded by the exons ATGGGGCCAGCCAGCCCCGCTGCTCGCGGTCTAAGTCGCCGCCCGGGCCAGCCGCCGCTgccgctgccgctgctgctgccaCTATTGCTGCTGCTTCTGCGCGCGCAGCCCGCCATCGGGAGCCTGGCCGGTGGGAGCCCCGGCGCGGCCGAG GCCCCGGGGTCGGCCCAGGTGGCTGGACTATGCGGGCGCCTAACCCTTCACCGGGACCTGCGCACCGGCCGCTGGGAACCAGACCCACAGCGCTCTCGACGCTGTCTCCGGGACCCGCAGCGCGTGCTGGAGTACTGCAGACAG ATGTACCCGGAGCTGCAGATCGCACGTGTAGAGCAGGCTACCCAGGCCATCCCCATGGAGCGCTGGTGCGGGGGTGCCCGGAGCGGCAGCtgcacccacccccaccaccaggTTGTGCCCTTCCGCTGCCTGC CTGGTGAATTTGTGAGCGAGGCTCTGCTGGTGCCTGAAGGCTGCCGGTTCTTGCACCAGGAGCGCATGGACCAATGCGAGAGTTCAACCCGGAGGCATCAGGAGGCACAGGAG GCCTGCAGCTCCCAGGGCCTCATCCTGCACGGCTCGGGCATGCTTTTACCCTGTGGCTCGGATCGGTTCCGTGGTGTGGAGTATGTGTGCTGTCCCCCTCCAGGGACCCCCGACCCATCTGGGACAGCAGTTGG TGACCCCTCCACCCGGTCCTGGCCCCCGGGGAGCAGAGTAGAGGGGGctgaggatgaggaagaggaggaatccTTCCCACAGCCAGTAGACGATTACTTCGTGGAGCCTCCACAggctgaagaggaagaagaggaggaaagggtCCCACCCCCAAGCTCCCATACACTTGCAGTGGTCAGCAAAG TCACTCCCACCCCGAGGCCCACAGATGGtgtggatatttactttggcaTGCCTGGGGAAATCAGTGAGCACGAGGGGTTCCTGAGGGCCAAGATGGACCTGGAGGAGCGTAGGATGCGCCAGATTAATGAG GTGATGCGTGAATGGGCCATGGCCGACAACCAGTCCAAGAACCTGCCTAAAGCCGACAGACAGGCCCTGAATGAG CACTTCCAGTCCATTCTGCAGACCCTGGAGGAGCAGGTGTCTGGTGAGCGACAGCGCCTGGTGGAGACCCATGCCACCCGTGTCATCGCCCTTATCAACGACCAGCGCCGGGCTGCCTTGGAGGGCTTCCTTGCGGCCCTGCAGGGGGATCCGCCTCAG GCGGAGCGTGTCCTGACGGCCCTGCGGCACTACCTGCGTGCGGAGCAGAAGGAGCAGAGGCACACGCTACGCCACTACCAGCACGTGGCTGCCGTGGATCCCGAGAAAGCACAGCAGATGCGTTTCCAG GTGCAGACCCACCTTCAGGTGATTGAGGAGAGGGTGAATCAGAGCCTGGGCCTGCTTGACCAGAACCCTCACCTGGCTCAGGAGCTGCGGCCCCAAATCC AGGAACTCCTCCACTCTGAATACCTGGGTCCCAGTGAATTGGAAGCCCCTGCCCCTGGGGGCAGCAGTGAGGACAAGGGTGGGCTGCAGCCTCCAGATTCCAAGGATG ACACCCCCATGACCCTTCCAAAAG GGTCCACAGAACAAGACGCTGCATCCCCTGAGAAAGAGAAGATGTCCCCGCTGGAACAGTATGAGCAAAAG GTGAATGCGTCTGTTCCAAGGGGTTTCCCTTTCCACTCATCGGAGATTCAGAGGGATGAGCTG GCACCAGCTGGGACAGGGGTGTCCCGTGAGGCTGTGTCGGGTCTGCTGATCATGGGAGCGGGCGGAGGCTCCCTCATCGTCCTCTCCATGCTGCTCCTGCGCAGGAAGAAGCCCTACGGGGCTATCAGCCATGGCGTAGTGGAG GTGGACCCCATGCTGACCCTGGAGGAGCAGCAGCTCCGCGAACTGCAGCGGCACGGCTATGAGAACCCCACCTACCGCTTCCTGGAGGAACGACCCTGA
- the APLP1 gene encoding amyloid-like protein 1 isoform X1, producing MGPASPAARGLSRRPGQPPLPLPLLLPLLLLLLRAQPAIGSLAGGSPGAAEAPGSAQVAGLCGRLTLHRDLRTGRWEPDPQRSRRCLRDPQRVLEYCRQMYPELQIARVEQATQAIPMERWCGGARSGSCTHPHHQVVPFRCLPGEFVSEALLVPEGCRFLHQERMDQCESSTRRHQEAQEACSSQGLILHGSGMLLPCGSDRFRGVEYVCCPPPGTPDPSGTAVGDPSTRSWPPGSRVEGAEDEEEEESFPQPVDDYFVEPPQAEEEEEEERVPPPSSHTLAVVSKVTPTPRPTDGVDIYFGMPGEISEHEGFLRAKMDLEERRMRQINEVMREWAMADNQSKNLPKADRQALNEHFQSILQTLEEQVSGERQRLVETHATRVIALINDQRRAALEGFLAALQGDPPQAERVLTALRHYLRAEQKEQRHTLRHYQHVAAVDPEKAQQMRFQVQTHLQVIEERVNQSLGLLDQNPHLAQELRPQIQELLHSEYLGPSELEAPAPGGSSEDKGGLQPPDSKDADTPMTLPKGSTEQDAASPEKEKMSPLEQYEQKVNASVPRGFPFHSSEIQRDELAPAGTGVSREAVSGLLIMGAGGGSLIVLSMLLLRRKKPYGAISHGVVEVDPMLTLEEQQLRELQRHGYENPTYRFLEERP from the exons ATGGGGCCAGCCAGCCCCGCTGCTCGCGGTCTAAGTCGCCGCCCGGGCCAGCCGCCGCTgccgctgccgctgctgctgccaCTATTGCTGCTGCTTCTGCGCGCGCAGCCCGCCATCGGGAGCCTGGCCGGTGGGAGCCCCGGCGCGGCCGAG GCCCCGGGGTCGGCCCAGGTGGCTGGACTATGCGGGCGCCTAACCCTTCACCGGGACCTGCGCACCGGCCGCTGGGAACCAGACCCACAGCGCTCTCGACGCTGTCTCCGGGACCCGCAGCGCGTGCTGGAGTACTGCAGACAG ATGTACCCGGAGCTGCAGATCGCACGTGTAGAGCAGGCTACCCAGGCCATCCCCATGGAGCGCTGGTGCGGGGGTGCCCGGAGCGGCAGCtgcacccacccccaccaccaggTTGTGCCCTTCCGCTGCCTGC CTGGTGAATTTGTGAGCGAGGCTCTGCTGGTGCCTGAAGGCTGCCGGTTCTTGCACCAGGAGCGCATGGACCAATGCGAGAGTTCAACCCGGAGGCATCAGGAGGCACAGGAG GCCTGCAGCTCCCAGGGCCTCATCCTGCACGGCTCGGGCATGCTTTTACCCTGTGGCTCGGATCGGTTCCGTGGTGTGGAGTATGTGTGCTGTCCCCCTCCAGGGACCCCCGACCCATCTGGGACAGCAGTTGG TGACCCCTCCACCCGGTCCTGGCCCCCGGGGAGCAGAGTAGAGGGGGctgaggatgaggaagaggaggaatccTTCCCACAGCCAGTAGACGATTACTTCGTGGAGCCTCCACAggctgaagaggaagaagaggaggaaagggtCCCACCCCCAAGCTCCCATACACTTGCAGTGGTCAGCAAAG TCACTCCCACCCCGAGGCCCACAGATGGtgtggatatttactttggcaTGCCTGGGGAAATCAGTGAGCACGAGGGGTTCCTGAGGGCCAAGATGGACCTGGAGGAGCGTAGGATGCGCCAGATTAATGAG GTGATGCGTGAATGGGCCATGGCCGACAACCAGTCCAAGAACCTGCCTAAAGCCGACAGACAGGCCCTGAATGAG CACTTCCAGTCCATTCTGCAGACCCTGGAGGAGCAGGTGTCTGGTGAGCGACAGCGCCTGGTGGAGACCCATGCCACCCGTGTCATCGCCCTTATCAACGACCAGCGCCGGGCTGCCTTGGAGGGCTTCCTTGCGGCCCTGCAGGGGGATCCGCCTCAG GCGGAGCGTGTCCTGACGGCCCTGCGGCACTACCTGCGTGCGGAGCAGAAGGAGCAGAGGCACACGCTACGCCACTACCAGCACGTGGCTGCCGTGGATCCCGAGAAAGCACAGCAGATGCGTTTCCAG GTGCAGACCCACCTTCAGGTGATTGAGGAGAGGGTGAATCAGAGCCTGGGCCTGCTTGACCAGAACCCTCACCTGGCTCAGGAGCTGCGGCCCCAAATCC AGGAACTCCTCCACTCTGAATACCTGGGTCCCAGTGAATTGGAAGCCCCTGCCCCTGGGGGCAGCAGTGAGGACAAGGGTGGGCTGCAGCCTCCAGATTCCAAGGATG CAGACACCCCCATGACCCTTCCAAAAG GGTCCACAGAACAAGACGCTGCATCCCCTGAGAAAGAGAAGATGTCCCCGCTGGAACAGTATGAGCAAAAG GTGAATGCGTCTGTTCCAAGGGGTTTCCCTTTCCACTCATCGGAGATTCAGAGGGATGAGCTG GCACCAGCTGGGACAGGGGTGTCCCGTGAGGCTGTGTCGGGTCTGCTGATCATGGGAGCGGGCGGAGGCTCCCTCATCGTCCTCTCCATGCTGCTCCTGCGCAGGAAGAAGCCCTACGGGGCTATCAGCCATGGCGTAGTGGAG GTGGACCCCATGCTGACCCTGGAGGAGCAGCAGCTCCGCGAACTGCAGCGGCACGGCTATGAGAACCCCACCTACCGCTTCCTGGAGGAACGACCCTGA
- the APLP1 gene encoding amyloid-like protein 1 isoform X3, whose product MLASLEKDKTAPGSAQVAGLCGRLTLHRDLRTGRWEPDPQRSRRCLRDPQRVLEYCRQMYPELQIARVEQATQAIPMERWCGGARSGSCTHPHHQVVPFRCLPGEFVSEALLVPEGCRFLHQERMDQCESSTRRHQEAQEACSSQGLILHGSGMLLPCGSDRFRGVEYVCCPPPGTPDPSGTAVGDPSTRSWPPGSRVEGAEDEEEEESFPQPVDDYFVEPPQAEEEEEEERVPPPSSHTLAVVSKVTPTPRPTDGVDIYFGMPGEISEHEGFLRAKMDLEERRMRQINEVMREWAMADNQSKNLPKADRQALNEHFQSILQTLEEQVSGERQRLVETHATRVIALINDQRRAALEGFLAALQGDPPQAERVLTALRHYLRAEQKEQRHTLRHYQHVAAVDPEKAQQMRFQVQTHLQVIEERVNQSLGLLDQNPHLAQELRPQIQELLHSEYLGPSELEAPAPGGSSEDKGGLQPPDSKDDTPMTLPKGSTEQDAASPEKEKMSPLEQYEQKVNASVPRGFPFHSSEIQRDELAPAGTGVSREAVSGLLIMGAGGGSLIVLSMLLLRRKKPYGAISHGVVEVDPMLTLEEQQLRELQRHGYENPTYRFLEERP is encoded by the exons ATGCTTGCATCCTTGGAGAAGGACAAAACT GCCCCGGGGTCGGCCCAGGTGGCTGGACTATGCGGGCGCCTAACCCTTCACCGGGACCTGCGCACCGGCCGCTGGGAACCAGACCCACAGCGCTCTCGACGCTGTCTCCGGGACCCGCAGCGCGTGCTGGAGTACTGCAGACAG ATGTACCCGGAGCTGCAGATCGCACGTGTAGAGCAGGCTACCCAGGCCATCCCCATGGAGCGCTGGTGCGGGGGTGCCCGGAGCGGCAGCtgcacccacccccaccaccaggTTGTGCCCTTCCGCTGCCTGC CTGGTGAATTTGTGAGCGAGGCTCTGCTGGTGCCTGAAGGCTGCCGGTTCTTGCACCAGGAGCGCATGGACCAATGCGAGAGTTCAACCCGGAGGCATCAGGAGGCACAGGAG GCCTGCAGCTCCCAGGGCCTCATCCTGCACGGCTCGGGCATGCTTTTACCCTGTGGCTCGGATCGGTTCCGTGGTGTGGAGTATGTGTGCTGTCCCCCTCCAGGGACCCCCGACCCATCTGGGACAGCAGTTGG TGACCCCTCCACCCGGTCCTGGCCCCCGGGGAGCAGAGTAGAGGGGGctgaggatgaggaagaggaggaatccTTCCCACAGCCAGTAGACGATTACTTCGTGGAGCCTCCACAggctgaagaggaagaagaggaggaaagggtCCCACCCCCAAGCTCCCATACACTTGCAGTGGTCAGCAAAG TCACTCCCACCCCGAGGCCCACAGATGGtgtggatatttactttggcaTGCCTGGGGAAATCAGTGAGCACGAGGGGTTCCTGAGGGCCAAGATGGACCTGGAGGAGCGTAGGATGCGCCAGATTAATGAG GTGATGCGTGAATGGGCCATGGCCGACAACCAGTCCAAGAACCTGCCTAAAGCCGACAGACAGGCCCTGAATGAG CACTTCCAGTCCATTCTGCAGACCCTGGAGGAGCAGGTGTCTGGTGAGCGACAGCGCCTGGTGGAGACCCATGCCACCCGTGTCATCGCCCTTATCAACGACCAGCGCCGGGCTGCCTTGGAGGGCTTCCTTGCGGCCCTGCAGGGGGATCCGCCTCAG GCGGAGCGTGTCCTGACGGCCCTGCGGCACTACCTGCGTGCGGAGCAGAAGGAGCAGAGGCACACGCTACGCCACTACCAGCACGTGGCTGCCGTGGATCCCGAGAAAGCACAGCAGATGCGTTTCCAG GTGCAGACCCACCTTCAGGTGATTGAGGAGAGGGTGAATCAGAGCCTGGGCCTGCTTGACCAGAACCCTCACCTGGCTCAGGAGCTGCGGCCCCAAATCC AGGAACTCCTCCACTCTGAATACCTGGGTCCCAGTGAATTGGAAGCCCCTGCCCCTGGGGGCAGCAGTGAGGACAAGGGTGGGCTGCAGCCTCCAGATTCCAAGGATG ACACCCCCATGACCCTTCCAAAAG GGTCCACAGAACAAGACGCTGCATCCCCTGAGAAAGAGAAGATGTCCCCGCTGGAACAGTATGAGCAAAAG GTGAATGCGTCTGTTCCAAGGGGTTTCCCTTTCCACTCATCGGAGATTCAGAGGGATGAGCTG GCACCAGCTGGGACAGGGGTGTCCCGTGAGGCTGTGTCGGGTCTGCTGATCATGGGAGCGGGCGGAGGCTCCCTCATCGTCCTCTCCATGCTGCTCCTGCGCAGGAAGAAGCCCTACGGGGCTATCAGCCATGGCGTAGTGGAG GTGGACCCCATGCTGACCCTGGAGGAGCAGCAGCTCCGCGAACTGCAGCGGCACGGCTATGAGAACCCCACCTACCGCTTCCTGGAGGAACGACCCTGA
- the KIRREL2 gene encoding kin of IRRE-like protein 2, whose protein sequence is MAVDRGPIVHTDHSDLVLEEEGTLETKDPTNGYYKVRGVSVSLSLGEAPGGGLFLPPPSPIGPPGAPTFYDFNPHLGMVPPCRLYRTRAGYLTTPHPRAFTSYIKPASFGPPDLAPGTPPFPYAVFPTPSHPRLQTHV, encoded by the exons GGCCCCATTGTGCACACTGACCACAGTGATCTGGTTCTGGAGGAGGAAGGGACTCTGGAGACCAAG GACCCAACCAACGGTTACTACAAGGTCCGAGGAGTCAGTGTGAGCCTGAGCCTTGGCGAAGCCCCTGGAGGAGGCCTCTTCCTGCCACCACCCTCCCCCATTGGGCCCCCAGGGGCCCCCACCTTCTATGACTTCAACCCACACCTGGGCATGGTACCCCCCTGCAGACTTTACAGAACCCGGGCAGGCTACCTCACCACACCCCACCCTCGAGCTTTCACCAGCTACATCAAACCCGCATCCTTTGGGCCCCCAGATCTGGCCCCCGGGACTCCCCCTTTCCCATATGCTGTCTTCCCCACACCTAGCCACCCGCGTCTCCAGACTCATGTGTGA